The Mangifera indica cultivar Alphonso chromosome 19, CATAS_Mindica_2.1, whole genome shotgun sequence nucleotide sequence CAACATGCTCACCAAATGTGCCCTCATGGGGCTTTCTCATCGCTTCTTTGTGCAAGCTGTAACTCAACTTTTCCTTGACCTAAATTACATGGTAATCCTCACACAATTACTAGTGGCAGAGGAGTTGTATTTCTTAGCAAATTCTGGCAAGAGCTCTTCCAACTCCAAggaattagtttataatattCTACGACTTACCATCCttaaacagatggccaaactgAAGTTATTAATCGGTGCCTGGAGAGCTATCTTCGGTGTATTGCTAAGGACCTGTTGCATACATGGTTTCATTGGTTATCCCTGGCTAAATTTTGGTATAATACTAGCCACCACACCAGCATTAACATGAGTCCTTTTGAGGCATTGTATGGCTATCCAACTCCCATTCATATTCTCTGTTTCCCTAAAGATTCATCGGTGGCTAAGGTGGACACTATGTTGTGATTGAGGGAGGGTACCATCCAGATTCTTCAACACAACCTGTGTCAGGCTCAACATCGTATGAAGTATATTGTTGATGGCAAATGCATAGATCGACAGTATCAAGTGGGGATATGGTCTATGTCAAACTTTAGCCTTACCGGCAAGTGTCTATGCATTAGAGTGCACCGAAACTTCACCCCAAGTATTATGGGTCTTTTCCTGTGTTGGAAGTTGTAGGCAAAGTGGCTTATAAAGTGAAATTGCCTCCTGACCCTTTAATTCACAAAGTTTTCCACGTTTCTTTGTTGCGTCCTGCTTATTCCAGAGTGGTTGCTTCCCCTATTCTTCCATCCTAACTTCGGCTACAAGTTCGTGTTCCTCAAACCATTCTTGACAGGAAGTTGGTTTGCCGTGGAAATGTCGCTGCTGCCAAGCTGCTAATTAAGTGGCAAGGGGAGCCCAAGGAGACTACTACTTGGAAGTTCGCTGATGATATTCGTCAACGGTTTCCAAGCTTCCCCCTTGAGGGCAAGGAAGCTAGGAGGGGGAACTTGTTGCACGATGAATTGAATTGCATTAACAAGTGGCGATAAAGTCTGGTACTAgggaaagagaagaagaagaggagttGGTTGATCCGAAAACGACGTGGTTGGACTTAGTGGTTGATGCGATATGATATCGTAGATTGAGttgttattttgtaataaaaaacgGTGATGTTTtccaatttataataaatgcgTTGGCACCTACTTAAGGCGGGAGAATTTAATGTAGAGAAATGGGTTTTCAGTTGCAAACAAGTGTGTTGTATGTTCTTTCGTTCTCTCCGAATTCTGATCTTAGTCTCTCTTCTTCTGTGTGATTTGATACCTTTTCTTCCTCCATTCACTTCAGCCGGTATCATTtccctaattttctttttttattttcgtacAGTTCTTGGGAGAACATTTGAATGTGAAGCGCTTAGAGTTAGAACAAGAATTTATCGACTCGGAGGCCTTAAAATTTAAAGGTGAAGAAGCTACAAACTTCTGTACGGCAAGTTTAGAAGACAAAATGCCATTTCTCCAGATGCTTCAAACTGTAGAAACCCCATCAGTTATTTTGCTTGTTTTTTGTTACAAGAAAGACTGAAAAGATGTTGAGGATTAAGAGAGTGCCAACCGTTGTTTCGAATTACCAAAGGGAGGAGACGGAAGAGGGTGCTCGTCGTAGCAACAGGTGTGGTTGGAATTGTCTTAACAAGTGTTGTCGCAAAGGTGCTTGTTTAAATGCCTCTGTgaattttcctttcatttttttgattaaattgggaatcaattaatcttttttttttcaaaccagAGGCAAGTTTTCCCTTGTATCTGTTCCAAGAGCGTCAACAAGACTGAGACTGGAAAGGGAGTGCTTCAAAATCAAAACAGaatatttctttgttaattaagaagattatatgttaattaaagTGGGTTTCAACAGTGACGAGATTAAGAGAATTATAAACATGTATATTTCTCTAGGTTAaaagcattttttattttcagctCAACTGTTTACCTGCCACCATGGAAAGCGGCGGAAAATCGCAAGAGTGATGGTGACGGCAGGATTAAAAGTGCAATGTTCAATCACCAGGGCAGAGACTTCAACTGATATAAGgttttttgtcattataaaaaaagggGGGTGAatcaataatattcaattaaactaacagaatatattaatataattaaatgatagatggatatttaaatttttaatagttattaGGTAAGACTTTGTGAATAGAATAAATCTTGGATGGTAATAACTCTTTTAAcctaatgtaaataaataagtttaatttagataattacATCTTAagcttaatttataatttatttggttACAAAAGCTAAAGAATATAGTAAATTTACCATCTTTATTTGAATACACAATCCAAGCATTTCAATAGACATCATATAATGATTGGTCTATATTTTGATTCCATCTCGTAGCTATATATAAGGGCCATTAGGTCAGGATTAGGGGTGACAAAAAAAAATCGAACTAGAATTAGAATCAATGGATACCcaattttggttttggttctTACCCAAAATCGATTAATTTTGAATAGGTTCTGATTCCAATTTGATGGAACCGACCAGTTTCAGTTCCATCTCCTAAGGAACCAGAACCGAAAccaaaatatagaaataaaaggGCATTGTGGTGCTCTATACCATTTGATTTGTcactgtttttaattttttctaacctGGAAAAAATAGTTTATCTGAAAAAAAGCTcactgttttttatttttaagaacgCTTTAAAAGTCTCATCatcctttttttaaatacacattGTTATATGGTCCAAGATGTTTCGCCTAACTCAAATCATAACTGAGCCTATCTTTTTTGCTATACCATGTGAACATCTCACTCTCTTCTTTTCATTTGTAGATTTTGATTTGtcttttttccttcttgaaGTTCTGGTAACTAATTCCAATTCCTCaacaattcatttatttattttattggctTTTATTTTCTACCCTTTTTATGATCCTAAGGTGTGAAGTCATTTTTGTTTagatatgatttcatttttgttgttttttggcATCACAAATTCaccatataattatataatataaagtacAGGTTTTGGGTAAGAATCAAAATCTATTTGAAACTTATAAGACCAGTTTTGAGTAAAAACCGATCTTATAGGTTTCAAGTTCCAgttcttatttataaaaatcaacCAATTCTGATTTCTCCAATTTCTATAGATACAATAAAGCTtagaagaaatataaataactttTATCGCAAAACTGGTTGCTGTTTCCAAACTAGATTGTTTACTTCTTGtactatcataaatatatttattatcgaTAAAATTAGCAAAATAGTATATGATATATGTATTTGTCTAATTACTGAAATATGCGTTTAGAGGtccataaataaaaattaaaaattaaaaattagaaacccGAAAACTGAAAACAATATCAAAGCAAAAGAATTCACCTGATGGCATTTGAATCAAAGCCAGACAGATTGGCGACTTCCGTCAATGCATTTCTCCATCTCTGCAACATCTCTGGTCTGTCCCTATATCGTTCTTCATGATCAGCAAATGCATCTCCGAAATTCCCCGTTTGCTTCCTTACATCTGATGGATCTATACGATAGAAAACTGGTATAACAATCTGACCGTTCATTTTCTTGCAATCGAGGATCTTTACAAGTTCTTCGAGGCACCATCTAGAAGAAGCATAGCGTTGAGAGAAAACGATAATTGAAATCATTGAACCTTCAATTGCCCAGGAAAGAGAGGGTGAAATCTCATCTCCTTTTTTAAGTTCGTAATCGATGAAAGTTTCAATCTTTCTCCTACACAAAGCTGCATTCAGGTGGCTCGTGAAGCCATCACGGGTATCCTCACCTCTAAAGCTAAGAAAAACATCATACCTTActagagaagaagaagccatcgTACTTGCTTGAAAACAATCTGACTCTTTGAAGTTCTCGGTCTGCTCACAGGATTTGGAAAAGGAAAGTAGGACTACGCGACTGAGAATCTGTGTTCTTTTATCAATGATAGTGGGGTGAAAGTgccacctttttttttatttttatttgactaACTTTCACCGTCTTTTTTCGCTTTTTATTCGACCTGTTGAATCTGTGGATTAATGatagtttatatagaaattatttttttaatgcaattaaCTTTTGTTACGCAGCGAAATTCTCCCTCCTTAACAAAAGGCACAAGATTTGTACTTAAGAAGCAATTAGATATGCAAACAACGTACAGAACAGAGATTGAGCGAGAATACGGTAGGAATTCGTCCATCCAAAACATTGAGAAAAAGTAAACACAACTCCATaatttattcaatcacattTCGGTAAAGCCttatatattaagaaatatgacaatttgatgagaataagtttATGAAGTTGTGTAATCTAAGGCACAATATATGAAATGAATGGAGGTTTCATAGGTCGTAAGTTGTATGGAAACGATTAAGAAGTCGGTTAACAAGCTAccatttatatgatttgttgcATAAGGTTACAAAAATAGTCATTGTTATGTGATCTTTGATGCAAACTCAAGAAAGTGTCTAACGTTGTGTGATTTATGGCATGATAAGGAAGGATGATAGCCATTGTTGCGACTTGTGATGAGAGAATATATGTCATTGCTTTATGATCTTGCCATAAGAATGAGATAAATATCGTGCCACTAATGTGTGATCTTTGGTGCAAAACGCCACTATAGTGTAATTTTTGCTGTAAGAAATGGATATCATGCTATTGTTCTGTAACCTTTAGTGCAAGGTTTCAATGTTGTGTAATCTTTGGTACAAGTTTTGAAGACTTGGATTTGAATTTCTATCATGTTTGTGAAATCTTAGAAAAAttacttatcaaaaaaaaaatatttggtaaGAATTGTGTGGTCTTacactacaacaaattttatagaagatgatgaaaattttcatcccaaaaaataaaaaattcgttCTAAAAAAGTCAATCATAACAAAAGgtcaaatcatcaaaaaatgCACATTACTAAAGGATAATGCCTacgaaaatataaataataattaataattggATATTGTGAATGAAATAGTGTTTCATTATAAAATAGTACAtattttggaatgaaaatttttgccacaaatgaattatatttcctcttaaataattctattttgTCCTAAAAAGAACACATTTAGGGACAATTTTTCGTCCTTATTTTTGCAAAGAATTGGGAATAAAATTTTTCGTGATTGTTTATTTAgtcaattaaagataaattttttcatctttcattATATGGTGATtacaagataaatttttttatcttttattatatagtaaatcagagataaatttttttgtccttaattATACAATGAATTGTAGATAACTTTTTTCGTCCTTGATAATATAGTGAAttagaaactaaattttttatctttaattatataatagattatgaacaaatttttcatgcttgattatgtgatgaattgaagataatttgtttttgtctatGTGATGTATTTGGGACgaaaaatttcattcatatgTATATGAAACAGGGCTGagaattccaattttaaatgaaaataaatagttATATTGATATTCGAGATCCAACAATTCATATGAAACATCTTTCAAGTAAAAAGacaataattaatatcaaatttttactgCTATAAATCCACTAATAACTAAGTAAtagcaaaatattatatatccattaatgtatttatatacaaaatgcCCAAAATGCATCTACTCCTTTGTCACCTTCAAATTCATTCGATGACTCACCCAATGCAAAATATTCTTAGAAAGATTTTTATGTAAAGGTTATTTGGAATTtcacttaaatgaaaaatataggaTCAAACTGATATAATTCCGCATGCAAGTGCAAAGGCTGATATACTCTTCCTTCAAATTAGTGCAAGTTATAGAAACTCAGAATTAGCTCCATATTCCAAAATATGATGTACATTAAATTGATGTTCTACAAGAGAACACTAATTAATTTCCACTTATCATTTGTTACTTCCTTCCATCGATTTGTGAAGAGCCCCTTGGCCCTGCAACCCTTCTTATCTTTCTTTGAACACTAAAAACTTACAGGATATGTTATATTGAAATtgtcaaaatcattaaaattaaaaaaattaataattataattaagcaaCACCTACATTGAGAAGAAAATGTATACACATGAAGATGGGCTGACCAAGAGATGCTTAGTCAATCAAGAAGCTTCACGTAAAATAGcaaaagtttcaaattatataaactatgATTTCACTCAACCAAGCAGCGTCATGTAAATGGCATAAGTGTTTTTTTATGTAACATGAATTCAGTATTCACAGACGATTCTATCTCACAACAAAGAATAGATAAAAAAACTCTTGTAAATGAACAATAATGCAGTGACTACTACAGACGGAAGAACTTACATGGTAGAAACCATAAAGAGAAGCAAAACATTCAACATTCTTCCTCTCTAGTATGTAATCAATTTCAACAAACATGCGACTTACCTGTGCGTACAAGAGAGACCAGGAGATATGAATGTAATAGAAAAAGTGCTAGAGAAACCAATATAAAATAGAGCAGTAATAGATCATATGACCCCATATTCTCCAGACATCTATCTAGTTTTAAGTTTCTAATAGAAATGCACGGGACACATGCACTTTCACATAATAATAAAGACGTTGTCTGATCTGTGGATCCCAATCTAGATCAATAATAATCCATTCTAATGCATGTAATGGTATAGTTGACAACATATGGAGCAAATctgttgaagaaaaagaaagaatcatAAAATGTATCAGAAAACCACCTGGAGAGTACGCTGTTAATCAGTAATTCTTTTCCTTTATATAGTGACCTAACTATGGTCCAAAGGATTGGATAAAATTAGCTCAATATGACCAGAAATCTGAAACTACCAAATCAAGGACACTGATGCTCTGTAATATTAGCAACATCAGGAACAACATGGTCGGTCAAATTAGATTACGAGTTTGATTCACCAATCCCAGGCCCTGCAGACACTATCAGGTGAATGGCAACCATGATAATTACAAATCAGCAAAAAGAACAATGAAATTGGTAGATGTCATTTATGAATCTATTAAGTCAGCCAAAATGTGACACTTGTGAATCCATGCTTAGAAAACAGAACCTCAATCAAGTGGGAAACAAGTAAAAGTTTATCAACATTCCATATATAGAGAACATGGACTTTCCAATGttcatatatatagaaaatcaaaattaataacaatGCCGTGGTTACGATGATAAGTTATATTAGCAGCAATTAGTTGCAAATACCTAAAGAAACAACTAGTTCAGATTCCATGCCACATACAGAATCACCAATCAAAGGCATCAGTACAAATGGACATAACAAACAAACCCCCATTGCATGATGAAGGCATCAACTCTAAATCAGgcaaaattaatgaaagaaccaaccaataaaacaaacaaattaagcCTCACATACCATCTTGTGTGACCAATGGATAACCAGAACCATTGCTGCAATTGTGGGAAATCTCCTAGCAGCCTCCATGATATTGATGAACGATATAAAACGTTAATTCAAgattcaaataatgaaaaaagaattcCTTTGATTGAGGCAGCTCGACATGGCCAAAAGAagatgattaaatatttattgcaATTCAGCAACAGTTACTTGAACTATAATGCAGATTTAACACGTTTTAGTGATGATTCTGGCGTTTCTTTCCCAAATTCGATTATAATTGCTGGATtgtatgctaattttttttttttttggccactGAATATTACACAGCTTctgcaaattttattttaaaccattttttctAGACCAGAATATTTATTTCTCAGGCTTGGCATGAAAATTGCTTCAACAACATGGAAATTTAGCTACAAAGCACTTACCTGGTGATGAATCTTTTCTGAGTGCCACACCTTATGCCACATCGAGCAAAACATTGATTTAAGGAAGTCAGCTGctacatttaattaaattaacaagatACTGTGTTTGCAAGATTCTGGGATTTTAAGTAGATGCTCAGAGCAACTCAGGCcaatgtattttaaatttgCAAGATTctgtaacaaaaaaataaacgGCCAACGCATATTAGAAAAgctaatatttgaaatttataaaataaaaatgtcatgtgAAACCAAAATCTACCTTGATACCAGACCATAGTTGTTCAAGATTTTTGTTTTGCATATTAAGTACAACAAGGTTCTCAAGATAGAACTTCAACGGCAATGATGTGCAAAAGTAACAATCCAAATAGATGCATCTTAGCtttacaaaatcaaattctaagCCTTCAAAACCATGcactttattatttttgcacCCCTCTCCCATCAAGAGTCTTAGATTATCAATCTGTGAGAAAGAATGAGGATTTAAGTGTATCTCTCTTATATAAGACATATCAAATCTTAGGCCCCATATCATATCAAACCTTACACAAGGCTGCATTCAGGTGGCTCGTAAAACCGTCGCGAGTATCCTCACCTCTGAAACTAAGAAAAACATCACACTTCTCTAGAGAAGAAGAACCCATCGTACTTGCTTGAAAACAATCTGACTCTTTGAAGTTCTCGGTCTGCTCACAGGATTTGGAAAGTAAGGCTACGGGACTGAGATTCTGTGTTCTGTTATCAACTATAGTGGACTGCAAGTGCCTGTATCTTTTTATGGGCCAAAGCACtttttccatccaaagtttagCTTACCGTAGCCTTTTActctacaattttaaaaatctaaataaccaccattttcttaaaattttttattataattaaaagtaaaaatattattcaattaaaaatatttttaaaaactaaaattttatcatatatcctatttaatttaaaaattcaataattttttctatacaAAGTTTTAAGAATGACCttttccctttaaaatttttttctacatCTCTTTAGTgactatctcctttcctattGTTGCCCGATCTTCAGTCGTCAGTGGCCACTTTCATCAGACATCAGTTTGGAGATGTCAATCTATAGATGTCATTTTTCGTCGCCCAACGTGGCATGCAATGTATGGGCATTCCTATCACATCCGTTtatcatcttaaaattataaaattaatttactttcaTTTCAACTCAAACACACATACTCAAGCACATAAATAAGTGTAAAAGACTAATTTACCCCTAAAATATGCTTTTGAGTGTTACACAAATATATAGCCAATccaaatatttgtatataataagCAAGTACAAAGTAACAAACTTTATTGTGCTTACATCATCAATTGAAGAACCTACGGTCAAGGGAACCTCAGACAGTGGTCCCACCCCAACCTCAACATCTTGtaacaaattgaaaaaacacTATGGAAACCCATAGAACCACTATATTGGACAATTCATAAAGGCggaaatttttttccttatttgcAGTGAAAACATTAATGATAGATGCTATCAAAACCTCCAACTGAGTAACTCGGCCATGCATTTTAGCGATAAGGGTGTCAATGTAGCCCCATACACGCTTTTCCCAAATGGATAGCATACGTCGCTAACTCTCATCAACAGTTGTTCGCTCAAGGTCTAAGGTTGATAGCCATCTATCTCAACCTCATATGTGGGTGGCAAATCATTTGTCCACGATTGAACACCTACATCTATAGATGAAAGTTTGCTCAGCGAAGTCAAGGGCGAAGCCATCGTATGGGCATCAATCATGCCCATATACTTTAAGAAGTCTACATATACTCTTAAATCTCCCTTAATAAAACAAAGTGTGTGAGAGCTACATTAAACCAAGACTTCTTTAAATCTAAAAGCTTCCTAAAACatgtagttttaaaaaattttctttttgtgctCATCTATTAATGTTGCTTAAATCTTTGTCACCTTGTCACAATGGCCTCGTGTCGTCACTTGCCCTTAAAGTGGCACTACTTAAAATCTCTTATGTCTGATTGGTAGttcatattttctcttatttatgaAAGCAGTATTTTGCatcaaaagaattaataaattaattaatttttataatatttacatatttcatatttttataaataataaaacataataagaaatgatatattaatcttttctctattttaatcattgaaagatgatttaAATTGCCAAAAATCTCGTCAGTATGTGCTATGTATTTTCCATATATGTGTTTATCATCGTGTTTTTCATTGTAGTAAAtgaatttaaagtttattatatacTAGCATTCAAATGTAATGTGCTGGTCATTACCATTTAGCCCCTGAAGTGTCAGTGAAATATAACACCCCTTAATTTTGATCCATTTATTAATAACCCTTGTGAATCGTGTTTTGTAATTTACGCTAATCACCTTATTCAGTCAAACacatagattaaaaaataaattgcaaGCCATTTCCGAGAAATGCCCGAGCGAGAGCCAAGATATTGAACATGaacccaaattaaaaattaaaatagcttCAAAGTCTGCGAAAGACAAATAGTCTGGTTGCTTCAAGTCAACTGCTATGGCCtcgtcttcttcatcttctcaaGTGAAGTATGATGTTTTCCTCAGTTTCAGAGGTGAGGACACTCGAGACAATTTCACCAGCCACCTCAATGCAGCTTTGTGTTGGAGAAAGATTGTTACTTTCATCGATGATGAACTTGTAAGAGGAGATGAGATTTCACCATCTCTTTTGAATGCGATTGAGGGATCGGAGATTTCAATCATCGTTTTCTCTAAGGGTTATGCTTCTTCTACATGGTGCCTGCACGAGCTTGTAGAGATCCTCAATTGCAAGGGAACGTACGGTCAGGTTGTGATTCCTGTGTTCTATCATGTCGATCCATCAGATGTAAGGAAGCAATCAGGGACTTATGGAGATGCATTTGGTAAGCATGAAGTAAGATATATGGAGAGGAAAGAGATGTTGCAGAGATGGAGGAATGCTTTAACGGAAGCTGCTAATTTATCTGGCTTTGATTCAAATTCCACAAGGTGAATGCTTTTGCTCtgatattattagattttgataaatatacTTTTAGTATCGCAAACTAATACATTTTATGTGGCTATGAGATAATTCTTCTATATGAAAATCATTTTCgattatgaaagataaaattcaaatgtaacttttataaatctaattatgCAATTGAACCTGatttaattctttcattataattgtttgaaaatagaATTAAGGGcgtatgatttttaaaaaataatagcacAGGGGTTTTTTCTGGTAGGGTGtgtataaaattcttttttgttttatctaataataatttttaaagaattaatatgtaattaagaaaaaaatgataaatgggTTCTAATAAGAAGcatattcatatttaaattcaatttattatagAACAAGAACGATGTGAAATTGGAAAGGGCATTTCTAATTGATAACCAAACTACTAACAGtttctttaacaaaaattgaaatttcttcgAGTATTGCATATATGCCTTTTCATGGAAAGTCCAAACCAAAATTGGGCTGTTGGAATGAAAAATTGtctttaattctttttcatatatttattgattagCTTACTCTTGTTTTTACCTTTTGTTTCTAATGTAGGCctgaaatatatatagttttctttttttcctattaatattaaactaaattatggtCCACTATCAATTAGAATTGATGATGACACAAACCCACTATTAGTGGCCACATAATCCCATAACACAAAGGCTGATAGCGTTACATCATCCATTCCTACCCTTTAACATCATGTGGATTGGGCTAAGTGGACTGGGTTTGATTGTACCCAATTTAACccatatttatgttatttggtATCCATAAACTCGTGAACTTATACAACattatatccaaaaaaaaaagttaaaattgagttttttatataaaatttagttcagagcaatttgatatgatttgaaattaatttatattgggTTGTCTTCTCGCGATAATAAGAACTTGATTGGAGTAGCAATGAAGATCCagaaaattaaatcttattgTTTGATAGGTCGACTGAAGTATGCAAGGTAGGACTTTGGCATATGGGTGGTATAGGTAAGACAACTTTTGCTGATGCAGTCTTCAATGAAATTACAAGTGAATTTGAAGCTTCACATTTTATTCAAAATGTGAGGgaagcataaaataaaaatcaattacgTCATTTGCAAAAAGAACTACTTTCtgcaatattaaaaaatgaacacCTTGATGTGAGGTTTACATTTacaaaagaaaggcttggatgTAAAAATGCTCTTATTGTTTTTGCCGATGTGacatatttgaaataaataaaagaactaATTAGAGATCTTGAAAACTTGGGTTTTGGAAGTTCAATCATATAACAACAAGGGATAAACAAGTTCTTAAAAACTGTGGACTGAATGATTCAACCATATATGAGGTTGAAGGATTATGTAATGATGAATCATTTCAACTTTTTAAACCGCATGCCTTCAAACGAAACCATCCAATTAATGAATTTTACTTGGTAAAGAAATATATGAATGGGAAAGTGCattgaatgaattaaaaaaatcttcgAATGAGGTTATCCAAATAGTGCGTAAGATCAGTTATGACATGCTTCTATAAAAGATGAGATAAATATCTAGTTGATAGTTTCAGTTCACATATTGGAATAAGTGTTCTTGTTGATAAAACTCTTATAACTATTTCACATAACACAATAAGAATGCATGATTTGATTCAAGAAATGGGTTGGAAAGTTGTCCAACGAGAGTTTGTCAATAAACTTGGCCAACGCAGTCGATTGTGGCATCATGAAGATGTTTATTCTGTattgaaacaaaatttggtAAATATACATGGCGTTAACTTTCAATTTGTATGTTATAGTATATGGGATATCTTGACATATTTGAACTGGTAGAGtatctctttcatttttcttcatagaATAGTTCATGTAGTAATGGGTTTTAGGTTTGGGAGGTATATCATGTTATTGTGCTCTTAACTTGTccttttattttgattgtaagGAACTAAT carries:
- the LOC123203646 gene encoding disease resistance protein RPV1-like, translated to MASSSLVRYDVFLSFRGEDTRDGFTSHLNAALCRRKIETFIDYELKKGDEISPSLSWAIEGSMISIIVFSQRYASSRWCLEELVKILDCKKMNGQIVIPVFYRIDPSDVRKQTGNFGDAFADHEERYRDRPEMLQRWRNALTEVANLSGFDSNAIR
- the LOC123203459 gene encoding TMV resistance protein N-like, which produces MASSSSSSQVKYDVFLSFRGEDTRDNFTSHLNAALCWRKIVTFIDDELVRGDEISPSLLNAIEGSEISIIVFSKGYASSTWCLHELVEILNCKGTYGQVVIPVFYHVDPSDVRKQSGTYGDAFGKHEVRYMERKEMLQRWRNALTEAANLSGFDSNSTR